Below is a window of Leishmania major strain Friedlin complete genome, chromosome 29 DNA.
GAATTCCGGCGCGAGGGGAGAAGTGCGTGCACCTGGAGTTGTTCGACGTGGAGAGCTTCGTGCAGGCTACGCAACAGCGCTCCTTCAACACGGTCGACGTTGGCGCCCCGTGTCCGCTCTGCTCACGGACGGTGCACCTGTTGTCGATACGCGTAGACACGCGGGCCTTGGAGGCGATGCGCAGCTATGAAAGAGCTGCAACTGCAGCTgtgtcgtcgtcttcgtcgtctgatgcgccgccgcccctcaCTGCTGACTGTGCCCTGGAGTGGAACACAGACAGTCGAACAGTCATGGTGGTCCGTGGCAGACGCGGCGCATCGGCCGAGGAAAGCGCGGTAGGCGAAGATCAGGAGGagccagcgacgccgtcgcgagGGCAGCGTGCCGATGCATCAGACACGGTCACCAAAAAACGCCGAATCGAGATTGGCGGACACGTGCTGTACGCCGACTAGGGGGATGGTGTCGATGCGGGGCGGCGTCGGTTGGTGAGGCGCCTGTTGTACGGCGGCTCACGTGTGTCTGCCTTTTTGTCTgcctgtttttttttttcatgcCCAGACCCTCCTCGCCTGCGTTGTGTATTCGTGTGGGTGCGGGCGTGTTTGGCGCGCGAAAACACAGGAGACGATCGCCAATGAACTTGCACAAGCTTGCATTGCACACACTGCGGCTCGAAGGGCTACTGCGATGCCGTCTTTTGTCGACTGCACCAACCACCGTGCCTGCATCGTAGCGCAATGCACCGCTGTGAGTGCGTGCGAGTGAGACAGAAAGCAGGATAGGAGAAGAAAGCCGATTTTAAGGGGTGCAGGCCGGCACGCATAGACAGGTGTTTGACAGCCATTGTTTGGTGTGGCGCACGTGAGAGACACAAGGGCTGCAGAAGCGCGGCTGGGCAACCTCGCCGTCGGGCCGTCTTGAGGCAGCCCAGCCGTGCTCTTGGTGCGGAACCCGTTTGATTCCATTGCGTGGAGCTAATGTTTGCCCCCGTCATCATCCCTCCTGTTCACCCCTAgcctcgcctctcctcttctctctttctcgtctCGTCTCGTCTCGTCCTCCCCCTTGTGCTGTTCTCGCACTGTTCTTTCGATGTTTCTTATCACATGCATGCAGATTTTGCACCTGCCATTCTTCAGCAACTCCTGTTCACTCTCTCTGCATTCTTGCCTACTTGGTTTCACCACCTCGTGCGTACCTCAGCCCTCCCCCCGGCACAAGTACGTGCGTCTGTTGGCCTCATTGCTCACCTTTCTCCTTCACTTCTGTTTGTTTTGTGCTTTAGTGCTGTTTCATccgtccctctccccgctCGCTCCTACCGCCCTCCCTGTTTCAGGTTTTGTTTCACTGTCTTGTGGCGCTTAGTGGCGAGCTCTCTCCCAGTCCCTCATTGCCTATCTGCGTGTGCATCCACACTCACCCATACAAAATCACCGTTTTCTACGACGACTGACAACGAAAAATACACAcctccttttgttttcgcttgTACGTTCGGCTTTCTCCCTTTTTCTCtgtagcgctgctgccccccccccccccccgtcagTTGtttcccctttcctcccctctgatttgtgcgtctctctctgggcgtgccttctcctctcctcctctcgtctctccgctgccaccacgcGTTGGTTTGCGCGCGCAACACAGGCAAGACAATGAAGAAGAGCATTTCCCTCAAGGAGTTCTCGACAACGCCGACGGTGTCCTACATGCTTAGCAAGGACGGCCACaatgtcgccgccgcggcggatgCGCAGAGCCGTTCCATGaacctgccgccgcagccgcttcgCGTGGAGCGtccgaagcagcagcagcccgtgCCGGACAGCGATGACACCATGTACGAGATGGAGTAATGGCACTCTCAGTGGTGAGGTGGGGCGATGCTCCATAGACGTGGCGTGCAGCCTACCGTCGGCACGAGAGATGGTGCTGCCAGTCTTGCGgatgcgtatgcgtgtgtgagcgtaTAAAGCACAATCATGCGTGGTAAGAGCGTGTCGCTAAGCTGTGAAACGGAACTCGAACGGGTGCGGTCATACAAGGTGAAGCAGGAATGGTTGCGTTCACGTGAGGGGGGATGGACGGTGCCGGGCCAATGACGAGGTAGAAATGTGTGTGCAGGGTCGTACGTGTGCGCAGGAATAGGACTGGGACTGTTTCCCTTTATGCTCCCTTTGGTTTATACGTTTGTGCACTCCATGGGACACGCCCTGCGAAGTGATGAAGGCGTGCCGCACTCTCCAACAcactcgccccccccccctacacacacacaaagcgTTTGCGGAAAACGAAACACTATGCGACTGCAATACCCACTTTTTTTTGCTgacaagggggggggagaacTCGGTCAGTTGAACTTCCAAACTGCAcgaggaggcagcgccgAATACGACTGGCAGCACGACCCGTGAGGAGAGACGGTCATGCGCCACACGTCCACGCTCTTCCGCACCAGGAGCACACCACTCATGCTCCGATGAGGGGGGCGGGTTTGCCTCCGTTTACGGGAGAAGACATGTAGCAGATCGCGGCAGTGGACATGTCTGTAGTCGGAAAACCAATGGCCGAGATCACGACAAACATGGAAGGGGTTGCAAGGCGCTTGTGCCACCGAAGAAGTCCACTACCAAAGCAGCAACGACGGCAGCTCAAGCGGCACCTCCTGGACCGAAATGGAGGACAACGCTAGCAGCAACAGCTGCCTCGTGTTCCTACACGGCGCCCTCCTCATGCCAGCTTCCCACTGTGCCTCGGTGTAGGCTGGGTGCTCCACATTGTGGGAGGCAAATTCATGGGTGACAGTGCCAATCAGACTGGGGGCTCGGGAGAGGGTCACCACACAGAGTGAGTGCGAAACCGTCAGAGGCTacgatgtgtgtgtgtgtgtgtgtgtgtgtgtgtgtgtgtgtgtgtgtgcatggtCGCAGCTCGGCAGACGACCCGAAAGGAGAAGCAGGATGGCGCTCTGGGAACCACGGCGGCTCAAACGCAAGGCTGCAGAAGGGTGGAAGGGGCAGCCGCTGGCAAGGGTTCCGGACCCGCTGTCTGAAAATGAGTTTTTTTCACAGCGAAGTACTCGACGCACACAGAACCTCGGGCGGCGATGTTGTGCTCGAAGTCCCTGATTTAACAAAGGCTCGCGGAGCGTAGAGTCCCGATTATGCACCTCGCACTGATCACGGAGCATTTCGCAACTGCGACGGTGCAGGGGCGGCACAAAGGTGTCGGCAGAATCCGTAGAGATCACTGTCTGAAGCGGGTGTACGCGTGCACAGCAAACCTCCACTCCTCAGTGAGCGTTAGTGTGGTGTCCTTCTACATCGCAAGACCGCAAAACTGGGTGGGTGGCCTGTTGCGCAGCGTCGCAGATGTCCGTGGGTACCACGTGGATCACGCGTAGTGCGGCAGACGACTTGGCATTTGATTTACTCAGAGGTACGTGTTTTCCGTTGtgcgagcgtgcgcgcgaaAGGGCGCCCACGCGATTGCCGCAACGCGGTCTGGGAGGTGGCAAACCTCCCTCAGCATTTTCGGGAGGGGAGGATTCCTTCAGCGCTGGCCGCGGGATGGATGGCTGCAAGCGCAGCTatggaggaagaggcactGTATGGATTCTAGACCGGTGCTGGGCCATGTcgcgctccccccccccacacacacacacacacaagcacggcAATCTTATGGGCCCGACAGCAATCGTCTATGCAGCTAACGTCGGGCAGCGCACAACCCGACAGTCAAGTTGTTTCCTCCAGTCTCCTTGCTCACTCCGATGCTGGGAGGACTGCGACCGACGGGCGAGGCATACAGACACAGATCGGCTTGGTCGAAATGCTGAGCTAATACGCCCCCATAGGTGGGTACAACTATGAGTGAGGGGACGAGGTCCGGCCCTTGGCCGCACGTCTGCTTAGCGGAGAAATGTGGCCCCGCGAGCATAGCGAAGGCACAACGAAAATTGTCCGCCTGAATGTGGGGGAAAGCTGAAAACTGCATGCGGCCAGCAGAGGCGTCAGCAAGGCACGTCACCCTCTTTTCAGCCCCTCAACTCCTCTCCAGTCGCGCAACAACGGCCGCGTTTCTCCGGCAGTAGCGCGTCTCACGGTAAAGGCTGTTTGgaaggaggggtggtggtggtgtgggcCGGCGCAGTGCTTTGTGTGCATCTGCCCACTTAGCGTGTCCCGTAAGTGACTGCctgcccccttctccccttctcaACTCCTCTCTTCCGGTGTACATGCTGCGATGCATGTTGCACATGCTTCCCGCCCACCGCTCACacactccctctccccttgtTCACGCTTCGCGGATGCGCGGGGATTGCTGGCCCActccccccgccccttcccctcttttcctcccGCCAGCCCTCCATCGCACCGGGTTTTCGCAGTCACGTCTCTCTGGGAGTGTGGGTGTAAAGGAACGTGTACATACAGCCGAGCATTCGGAAACGGGAGAAGTACACGCGGCGTGTCTGCCGAAgccccttcctctctgagTTTGTAGCCATCATCATGAGCCGTAATCAGAACCGCAAGGGCGGCAGCAAGCGCGGCCGCGCAGATGAGTGGATGACCGACGTGCGCGACCCGGCAGCGTTGCAGAACACGGCTTTTGAGGCGTACTACAAGGGCAACGTCATCCCTGCATCGGAGTGGGAGGCGTTTATGGCGTGCCTGCAGACGGGGCTGCCCATGTCGATCCGGTTCAACTGCGCAGTGCCACAGGTGGACGCCGTGGACGCGTTCGTCACGCAGCACCTCTCTGAAGTCTTCGAGAGCACGCGCATCCCGTTCTTCCCGGCGCAGCGAGCGATTCAGTTTGGCGTCAGCCGCGGCGACTTGAAGCGCAAGAAGGCGAACCGGACGCTGAAGAAGATTGTCTCCGCGATGAACGAGGGCGGCTACCTGACTCGGCAGGAGACCGTCAGCATGCTGcctcctctcctgctgcaggtggAGTCTGGGATGCGGGTGCTGGAcatgtgcgccgcgccgggAAGCAAGACATCGCAGGTCCTCGAGCTCCTCCTTGCTGGCGAGTCCGGGAGGGGAGTTGTGGTGGCGAACGACGTCAAAGCTTCTCGCTTGGACGTGCTGCATCATCAAACCAACCGTGCCGCTGGTGCACATCTCCACCTCATCATCACAAACACAGACGCCACGCGCTTTCCTTTGCTGCCACTGGCGGAGCGCTTCGATCGCGTCTTGTGCGACGTGATGTGCTCCGGTGATGGAACGCTGCGCAAGTCCATCGATATGTGGCCTCGATGGGACTCTCTCCAGGGAGCCAACCTACACCACACCCAGATGCGCGTGTTGCTGCGCGGCATGGCGTCTTGCAAATCGGGTGGTATTGTGGTGTACTCAACCTGCAGCCTCAACCCCGTCGAGGACGAAGCAGTTGTGTCCGCTTGCCTGGCGCAGACGGAGGGCACCTTCGAGCTGATAGACCCTacgccgctgcaccacggGCTCTGCGCTTCGCCTGGCATGACTTCATGGACCGTCACCACACGCGACCTcaccacggcgctgcgcaatTACGAGGACGCGAAGGCGTTCATGGAGGCCCAGACGGATCGCCGCACGTTTCAGTACGCACCGACTATGTTCGCGAACACCGAGCTGCTCGTGGATCAGCACATCGAGCGCACCCGCCGCATCCTGCCCCACACGCAGGACACCGGCGGCTTCTttgtggcggcgctgcgttgTGTCGCGGCAGTGCCGGAGGATGCGCGTGCGAGGGCTGAGTCCGCCGCTGATGCGAAGGGCACGGAGGCGCCCTTGAAACCCCTCTCGGCTGGTATGCGGGCGACCCTGCAGaaggcgctcgcgctgcccGAAACGTTCCCTTATGACAACCTCATCGTGCgcaacgaggaggcgcgtAACCAGAAGGTGTACCTGGCCAACTCGGACGCCATTTCACTCAGCCAGCAACTGGGCTGTCGCGTCGTGCACGTCGGCTCGAAGGTGTTCGAGTCCGTGCTAAAGTACAGCAACGAAAAGCTGCGCTTCTGCACAGACGGCGTAGCCGACCTCGTGCCCTTTCTGCCCGCCAACTTCCTTGTATCGGTAACGCCGtccctgctgctggagctggcTGCTGAGACGCCGATGCCGTACGCCGATTTTAGCGCCAAGACTGGACAGCTCATCGAGGAGCTGCCACCGAGTTTTGTCCTCACCACCTCCTGGGCGGTTGGGGGGCCTATCTACGTAGCTGCAGAGAAGTCCACGAAGCTGGGCAAGCTTGTTGCGCACGTAGCAGGCTGGCAAGTGACAGTGTGCAAGCTGGCTTTGGGCTTACCACTGGTGGAgtcggtggaggaggagcaggaggacgctgcagaggagggcgacgcgGCCAGAGAGAACGCCTCTGCGCTGACCGCAGATGCGGCGACGCACTACAAAGACGGCTAATGCAGCAGTGGCACAGTGCATCTTCAactgcctctcctcctctctccgttTCCTTTTTCCTGTGCTTGCACGCGGATGTGCGACCAGCAGCACACTTCTGTGGTGGTTGGtcgcaggggggggggcaaacaGTGCGTGGAAACGCGGAGGTGAAGTAAGGACTGCGCTTCCCTGGCACACGCAGAGCGCTCGCGTACAGTGGCGGAAGCGCAGAAGGGAGAGTAGTCGGCATGTGcagccgcccccccccccccgaagACGGAAGAGAACGCTGACGGGCCTCGTGCAAAGGGCCGCCACCCCAATGATGAGGCAAAGCTCGGAAAAGACTTGGCTTGAAGCGCTCACGTAATACGGGGAGGGAAGGATCGAGTGCGTGTACGCAAGTGTTCTAGGTCCACGTGGATAGATGACAGCCATGTGACGGcgtagagggagggggaggtgaaATTTCCAACCGCAGGAGATCCGGGATGGGGCGACGAGGATGTccgagaagaggaggcgccgaTGCAAACACAGGCGAGCATCAAAGTCTTCTCGGTAGTCCATGCGGCTGCCGTGAACCCTCGCCAACGTTGTGAACTGCGATGGCCGAGTCCAGTGTGTTCCAGCCTGCGCTTTCTCTACCCTCACTCCTCTGCACCCATCGCCTGATTACGGCATGCTGCGCAGTTTGTCTTTTTGCTTCTTTGTCTCCCctccgtgtgtgtctcgctgcgcacgagcacacacTCCCTCGACAGTTTCAGGGGTGCGTCCGCGCTGGGGTCTCGCCATATTccgtcccccctcctcctcccttgtcctccgctctctctctctttttttgcgGGTGTTTTTGTGTTTCCGGGGAGGATGGGGGAGGCTACCAGAGCGCGCGTGTAGGCTTTGGTCACTTGCTCCTCTTCATGGGCTGCGGTGAGGCGGGCGGGTAAAGATCTGGCCAGCGCGCGAAGGCACTTGCCCGCTTCAACAACACGATAAGCGAAAAGGAAAGTAGAAAGAGAAAATGCACCAATCCTAATACTTAACACGT
It encodes the following:
- a CDS encoding conserved hypothetical protein (previous protein_id=AAZ09711.1) — encoded protein: MSRNQNRKGGSKRGRADEWMTDVRDPAALQNTAFEAYYKGNVIPASEWEAFMACLQTGLPMSIRFNCAVPQVDAVDAFVTQHLSEVFESTRIPFFPAQRAIQFGVSRGDLKRKKANRTLKKIVSAMNEGGYLTRQETVSMLPPLLLQVESGMRVLDMCAAPGSKTSQVLELLLAGESGRGVVVANDVKASRLDVLHHQTNRAAGAHLHLIITNTDATRFPLLPLAERFDRVLCDVMCSGDGTLRKSIDMWPRWDSLQGANLHHTQMRVLLRGMASCKSGGIVVYSTCSLNPVEDEAVVSACLAQTEGTFELIDPTPLHHGLCASPGMTSWTVTTRDLTTALRNYEDAKAFMEAQTDRRTFQYAPTMFANTELLVDQHIERTRRILPHTQDTGGFFVAALRCVAAVPEDARARAESAADAKGTEAPLKPLSAGMRATLQKALALPETFPYDNLIVRNEEARNQKVYLANSDAISLSQQLGCRVVHVGSKVFESVLKYSNEKLRFCTDGVADLVPFLPANFLVSVTPSLLLELAAETPMPYADFSAKTGQLIEELPPSFVLTTSWAVGGPIYVAAEKSTKLGKLVAHVAGWQVTVCKLALGLPLVESVEEEQEDAAEEGDAARENASALTADAATHYKDG
- a CDS encoding conserved hypothetical protein (previous protein_id=AAZ09710.1); translation: MKKSISLKEFSTTPTVSYMLSKDGHNVAAAADAQSRSMNLPPQPLRVERPKQQQPVPDSDDTMYEME